Genomic DNA from Manis pentadactyla isolate mManPen7 chromosome 14, mManPen7.hap1, whole genome shotgun sequence:
tattttaatttcttcaggACCAGAATGAAAGGTGGTAGACTTAACTGCCAAATGAGGGATTTTTATGAGCTCTCTATAAAGAATCTTCTTAGTATAGGATTTGTTCCAAAATAAGAATGAGTTGTCTAGAGAGGTTGGGAGATCCTTCAATGATGTTCCATAAAAGTAAGACCAATTCCCACCAGAAGTTGGGTTTAGTAATAGAGATGCCTTAAGACAAGAGTGAAGCTTGAATCTCTCTGCTCTAGGGTCACAGCTTCTCAGGGCCCAACTGTGAAAAATATGAAGTGCATTAATGgagttcttttcatttatttaggtgaTCAAGCTGCTACAGTCTAAATGCCATTACAGAGATGAGGCTGAGATCATCTGTCACAAAGTTGAAATTAAACTCAGAAAGGAACATTTTCCTTCTCCCCATACATGCAttactgagctcaggacttctcACTGGGAAGAAGCCATCCAGGAAACAGTGGGTGGGGCAGCCAACAGGAAGTTGGCTGAGGAATGTTATTCCCTGTGGAAATCTACTCGTTTACAGCATATGACACTAGCAGAAGACGTCAAAGCCATGCTCACTGAACTTCGAAAGGAGGTCCACCTGCTCTTACTAACAAATGGAGACAGACAAACCCAGAGGGAGAAGATTGAGGCTTGTGCCTGCCAGCCCTATTTTGATGCCGTTGTTGTAGGGGGAGAGCAGAAGGCAGAGAAACCGGACCCTTCCATATTTTATTACTGCTGTGATCTCCTCGGAGTACAGCCTGGAGACTGTGTGATGGTTGGTGATACGCTGGAAACCGATATACAAGGAGGCCTCAGTGCAGGGCTGAAAGCTACAGTCTGGATAAACAGAGATGGGAGAGTGCCACGGAGCTCATCCCCTGTGCCACATTATACAGTTTCTTCTGTGCTAGAGTTACCTTCTCTCCTACAAAGGATAGACCACAAAGTCGATAGTTCAGCTTAAAGCTGCCTGACCTTCCTTCAGGGACCCCAGTTTTCCTATAGTGTATAAATGACAAATAGGTTCctcctttttaaatatgctgtTGAAGTCAGCATGTGATGCTCCTTTCCCAAGACATTTCCCAGCTTGTAGTCACAGCTAACTCAGCACATATGGAAAATACATTCATCTCTGGATGTTTTTGCTTCATTACTCTTTGATAAGCCTTAGTCATCCACATGTGCCTGTTTTAACTCAGTCTGAAAATATCCGACCCTTTCAGTACAttccactttctttttcttttaataagaatctattattttggaataatttcggGTTTATACTatagttgcaaagatagtacagagagttctatATACCTGTCACCAGTTTTCCTTAATGTTAAGATCTCACCTAACCATGGTACAATGACCAGAATCAAGAAATTAACTACTAGTGATATGACTGTTAGCTAAACTTCAGGCTTCGTTTGGATTTTGTCAGTGTTTCCActaataatatttttctcttccaagATTCCATCTGGATCCCAATTAGCACTTAGCCATCATGTCTCTTGTGTCTCTTTTGGTCTGTGAAAGTTTCT
This window encodes:
- the LOC130680789 gene encoding N-acylneuraminate-9-phosphatase-like yields the protein MGPSRVRAVFLDLDNTLIDTAAAGRTGMLEVIKLLQSKCHYRDEAEIICHKVEIKLRKEHFPSPHTCITELRTSHWEEAIQETVGGAANRKLAEECYSLWKSTRLQHMTLAEDVKAMLTELRKEVHLLLLTNGDRQTQREKIEACACQPYFDAVVVGGEQKAEKPDPSIFYYCCDLLGVQPGDCVMVGDTLETDIQGGLSAGLKATVWINRDGRVPRSSSPVPHYTVSSVLELPSLLQRIDHKVDSSA